The following proteins are co-located in the Robbsia betulipollinis genome:
- a CDS encoding rubredoxin: MEYQNWMCLICGWMYDEEAGLPEEGIAPGTRWEDVPINWTCPECGARKEDFEMVQI, from the coding sequence ATGGAATATCAGAACTGGATGTGCCTCATTTGCGGCTGGATGTACGACGAAGAAGCCGGCCTGCCCGAGGAAGGCATCGCTCCGGGAACGCGTTGGGAAGACGTACCGATCAATTGGACCTGCCCGGAATGCGGCGCCCGCAAGGAAGATTTCGAGATGGTGCAGATCTGA
- a CDS encoding cryptochrome/photolyase family protein, whose amino-acid sequence MPEFSNALMWFRRDLRTRDHTALYHALRAARQVHCLFVFDPALLAPLPADDRRVAFIHASLAALGEALHAAGGQLWIARGDPAAAVPAAVRALGADALFFNHDYEPAARRRDATITAALTAEGCAVRSFKDQAILERDEVLTGSRRPYSVFTPYKRSWLQTAASARAFDPWPSERHLDRLAPRAGVVPDAASTDAACDFLAPRLPTLAELGFAAARAPTAGGEEAALRMLEDFEPRIDDYHRTRDFPGLAATSGLSVHLRHGTLSVRALARTAYAAAQSARARAGAETWLSELAWRDFFFQVLHHHPRLVEKDEHRAFRPEYDAIQWETGDAADDDFAAWCEARTGYPLVDAAMRQINQTGFMHNRLRMVVATFLCKDLGVDWRRGEAYFARQLNDFDLSANNGNWQWAASSGCDAQPWFRIFNPLTQSAKFDADGTFIRRYVPELAALDNTAIHAPWLAKAGVLARAGIELGRDYPHPLVDHALARERTLERYAVVKSARARDAVPDATADESGDGDD is encoded by the coding sequence ATGCCCGAATTCAGTAACGCCTTGATGTGGTTCCGGCGCGATCTCCGCACCCGCGACCACACTGCACTTTACCACGCACTGCGCGCGGCCAGACAGGTGCACTGCCTGTTCGTTTTCGACCCGGCGCTCCTCGCCCCGCTGCCCGCGGACGACCGGCGCGTCGCCTTCATCCATGCGTCGCTCGCGGCGCTGGGCGAGGCGCTGCATGCCGCCGGAGGTCAGCTCTGGATCGCACGGGGCGACCCCGCCGCCGCGGTACCCGCCGCCGTCCGGGCACTGGGCGCGGACGCCCTTTTCTTCAACCACGACTACGAACCGGCCGCACGCCGGCGCGACGCGACGATCACCGCGGCCCTGACAGCAGAAGGCTGTGCCGTGCGCAGCTTCAAGGACCAGGCGATCCTCGAACGCGACGAGGTGCTGACAGGCAGCCGTCGCCCCTACAGCGTGTTTACGCCCTACAAGCGCTCCTGGCTGCAAACCGCCGCAAGCGCCCGGGCGTTCGACCCCTGGCCGTCGGAACGGCATCTCGACCGCCTCGCGCCGCGCGCCGGCGTGGTGCCGGACGCCGCGTCGACGGACGCCGCGTGCGACTTCCTGGCCCCCCGCCTGCCGACGCTCGCCGAACTCGGTTTCGCCGCCGCCCGCGCGCCCACCGCGGGCGGCGAGGAGGCGGCGCTACGGATGCTGGAGGATTTCGAGCCGCGCATCGACGATTACCACCGCACCCGTGACTTCCCTGGCCTCGCCGCCACCAGCGGGCTGTCGGTGCATCTGCGGCACGGCACCCTCTCGGTCCGCGCGCTGGCCCGCACCGCCTATGCCGCCGCGCAATCCGCGCGCGCACGCGCCGGTGCCGAGACCTGGCTATCCGAACTCGCCTGGCGGGATTTCTTCTTCCAGGTGCTGCACCATCACCCGCGGCTGGTCGAGAAGGACGAACACCGCGCCTTTCGCCCGGAGTACGACGCGATCCAGTGGGAGACGGGAGATGCCGCGGACGACGACTTCGCGGCATGGTGCGAGGCACGCACCGGCTATCCGCTGGTCGACGCGGCGATGCGGCAGATCAATCAGACGGGATTCATGCACAACCGCCTGCGGATGGTGGTCGCGACCTTCCTCTGCAAGGATCTGGGCGTGGACTGGCGACGCGGCGAGGCCTATTTCGCCCGTCAGCTGAACGACTTCGACCTGTCGGCGAACAACGGCAACTGGCAATGGGCGGCGTCCAGCGGCTGCGATGCGCAACCCTGGTTCCGCATCTTCAACCCGCTGACGCAATCCGCCAAATTCGATGCCGACGGCACCTTCATCCGCCGTTACGTGCCTGAACTGGCCGCACTGGACAATACGGCGATCCACGCCCCCTGGCTCGCCAAAGCCGGCGTCCTCGCTCGCGCGGGAATCGAACTCGGCCGCGACTATCCTCACCCGCTGGTCGATCACGCGCTGGCGCGGGAACGGACGCTGGAACGCTATGCGGTCGTCAAATCCGCCCGTGCGCGCGACGCGGTGCCCGACGCGACAGCGGACGAGAGCGGAGACGGAGACGACTGA
- a CDS encoding YqgE/AlgH family protein, whose amino-acid sequence MSKTPADRINLTNQFLIAMPGMADSTFAGTVVYCCEHTEQGALGLVINRPTDIDMKSLFERIDLKLESATLSSLPVYFGGPVQTERGFVLHEAAGDYTSSMVVPGGLEMTTSKDVLEAVASGQGPKKFLLTLGHAGWAAGQLEDEIARNGWLTVDADPSIVFDVPAEQRLEAALGLLGVSLTMLSGEAGHA is encoded by the coding sequence ATGTCCAAGACACCCGCCGATCGCATCAACCTCACCAACCAGTTTCTGATCGCCATGCCCGGCATGGCGGACTCGACGTTTGCGGGTACGGTCGTCTATTGCTGTGAGCATACCGAGCAGGGCGCGCTCGGCCTGGTGATCAACCGGCCGACCGACATCGATATGAAATCGCTGTTCGAACGCATCGATCTGAAGCTCGAGAGCGCGACGCTGTCCTCGCTGCCAGTGTACTTTGGCGGCCCGGTGCAGACCGAGCGCGGCTTCGTTCTGCACGAGGCCGCCGGCGACTACACCTCGTCGATGGTCGTGCCGGGGGGGCTGGAGATGACCACGTCGAAAGACGTGCTCGAGGCGGTCGCGAGCGGGCAGGGGCCGAAGAAGTTCCTGCTGACGCTCGGTCATGCCGGCTGGGCCGCCGGACAGCTCGAGGACGAGATCGCGCGCAATGGCTGGCTGACCGTCGATGCCGATCCGAGCATCGTGTTCGACGTGCCGGCCGAGCAGCGTCTCGAAGCGGCGCTCGGGCTCCTCGGCGTGTCGCTGACGATGTTGTCGGGTGAAGCCGGTCACGCCTGA
- the ruvX gene encoding Holliday junction resolvase RuvX, whose translation MLLGFDYGEKRIGVAIGNSLTGSARALGIVENRDRQYRFDEIGKLIAAWQPDTLIVGLPCHPDGAPHAMTQLARRFGNQLNGRFDLPVVWVDERYSSVAARDGNVPRRAPQRGARRPGPGTAIDDEAARIILQQYLDDYAHA comes from the coding sequence GTGCTGCTGGGATTCGACTACGGCGAGAAACGCATCGGCGTGGCGATCGGCAATTCGCTGACCGGTTCGGCCCGCGCGCTCGGCATCGTCGAGAACCGCGACCGGCAGTATCGCTTCGACGAGATCGGCAAGTTGATCGCCGCCTGGCAGCCGGACACGCTGATCGTCGGTCTGCCGTGTCATCCGGACGGCGCGCCGCACGCGATGACCCAGCTCGCCCGCCGCTTCGGCAACCAGTTGAACGGCCGCTTCGATCTGCCGGTGGTCTGGGTGGACGAGCGTTACTCCTCGGTGGCCGCGCGGGACGGCAATGTCCCGCGTCGTGCGCCCCAGCGAGGCGCGCGGCGGCCCGGGCCCGGTACGGCGATCGACGACGAAGCCGCGCGAATCATTCTGCAACAATATCTGGACGACTATGCACACGCTTGA
- the pyrR gene encoding bifunctional pyr operon transcriptional regulator/uracil phosphoribosyltransferase PyrR: MHTLDAEALYRTLFAQLVDAYGPSLGTREGIAVVGIYSGGAWLAERLASDLMRMPAAGAAVAPDDPVRYGVVNVSLHRDDFASKGLHAQSSPTHLPFDIAGRHILLLDDVVHTGRTIRAAINELYDYGRPASVELGVLVDRGARELPIEARFAATRIALEAAQSLVMTRDDAGGFGFDLARRTAG, from the coding sequence ATGCACACGCTTGACGCCGAGGCGCTCTATCGCACGCTTTTCGCGCAACTGGTCGACGCCTACGGGCCGTCGCTTGGCACGCGCGAGGGCATCGCGGTGGTGGGAATCTATAGTGGCGGTGCCTGGCTGGCCGAACGTCTCGCGTCCGATCTGATGCGTATGCCGGCGGCGGGCGCCGCCGTCGCTCCGGACGATCCCGTGCGCTACGGCGTGGTCAACGTATCGCTGCACCGGGACGATTTCGCCAGCAAGGGCTTGCACGCGCAATCCAGTCCGACGCATCTGCCGTTCGACATCGCCGGCCGCCACATCCTGCTGCTCGACGACGTCGTGCATACGGGACGGACGATTCGCGCGGCCATCAATGAGTTGTACGATTACGGCCGGCCCGCTTCGGTGGAGCTGGGCGTGCTGGTGGACCGGGGCGCCCGGGAACTGCCGATCGAGGCGCGTTTCGCGGCCACGCGGATCGCGCTGGAGGCGGCGCAGTCCCTGGTCATGACGCGCGACGACGCGGGCGGTTTCGGATTCGACCTGGCGCGCCGCACGGCCGGATAG